From a single Prosthecobacter algae genomic region:
- a CDS encoding succinate dehydrogenase/fumarate reductase iron-sulfur subunit, protein MSLLNLHLKVWRQNQGQSGHFQDIEAPEIPDHASFLEMMDIVNERLIQKGQDPIAFDHDCREGICGMCSMTINGMPHGPEKATTTCQLHMRKFRTGDTIWVEPFRARAFPVIKDLIVDRGAFDRIQRAGGYVNVRTGAAPDANSILVGKDVADAAMDAAACIGCGACVAACKNASAMLFVSAKAGQLNSLPQGQPEKTRRTLGMVRQMDKEGFGNCTNQYECEAACPKEISVRWITKLNRDYAIAAAKEGFGGGIERAEGGD, encoded by the coding sequence ATGTCACTCCTCAATCTTCACCTCAAAGTCTGGCGTCAGAACCAAGGCCAGTCCGGTCACTTTCAAGACATCGAAGCACCTGAGATTCCAGACCACGCTTCCTTTTTGGAAATGATGGACATCGTCAACGAGCGTCTGATTCAAAAGGGCCAGGACCCCATCGCCTTTGACCACGACTGCCGCGAAGGCATCTGCGGCATGTGCTCGATGACCATCAACGGCATGCCTCACGGCCCGGAAAAGGCCACCACCACCTGCCAGCTCCACATGCGCAAATTCCGCACGGGAGACACCATCTGGGTCGAACCCTTCCGCGCCCGTGCCTTCCCAGTGATTAAGGACCTGATTGTGGACCGTGGCGCTTTCGACCGCATCCAGCGTGCCGGTGGCTACGTCAACGTCCGCACTGGTGCCGCACCTGATGCCAACAGCATCCTGGTGGGCAAAGACGTGGCCGATGCCGCCATGGATGCCGCTGCCTGCATCGGCTGCGGTGCCTGCGTGGCCGCCTGTAAAAATGCCAGCGCCATGCTTTTCGTGTCCGCCAAAGCTGGCCAGCTCAATTCCCTGCCCCAGGGCCAGCCTGAAAAAACCCGCCGCACACTCGGCATGGTCCGTCAGATGGACAAAGAAGGTTTTGGCAACTGCACCAACCAGTATGAGTGCGAAGCCGCCTGCCCAAAAGAAATCAGCGTGCGCTGGATCACGAAGCTGAACCGCGACTACGCCATCGCTGCGGCCAAAGAAGGCTTCGGTGGTGGGATCGAACGTGCCGAAGGCGGGGATTGA